The DNA segment CGCTCTTCGGCCAGGTCCAGGTGCGATTGCGCGTTGCGCAGCGCGGTGAGGTGCCGCTCGCGCGCGAGGAAGGTGCCTTCGTTGCCGGATTGCCAGCCCACCAGCCGCAGCAACTGGCCGCGCAGCAGGTCGATGCCGGCGCCGGTGCGCGCGGAGATCCATACCTCGGCCGGGTTCGGGCCGATGGCGGCCACCACGTGTGGGCGATCGGCGCCGAAGTGATGCTCGCCTACCTTGGGCGCCAGGTCGATCTTGTTGACCACGCGCAGGATCGGCGAGCCCGGCGGCAGGTGGCCGCAGAGCCGGTCGTCGATGGCGTCGTCGATCTCCGACAAGCCGTGTTCCACGTAGTCGGCCGCGTCCACCAGGTGCAGCACCAGGTCGGCGCGGCCCACGGCTTGCCAGGTGCGCTCGATGCCGATGCGCTCGACTTCGTCGGTGGCGTCTTCACGCAGGCCGGCGGTGTCGATGATATGCAGCGGGATGCCTTCGATCTGGATGGTCTCGCGCACGCGGTCGCGCGTGGTGCCGGGAATCGGCGTGACGATGGCGAGCTCCGCGCCGGCCAGCGCGTTGAGCAGCGACGACTTGCCCACATTGGGCTGGCCCGCCAGCACCACCGACAAGCCCTCGCGCAGCAGCGAGCCCTGCTTGGCCTGCGCCAGCACGCCGCCCAGCGCATCACGGATATTGGCCAACTGGCCGCGCGCGTTGGAGGCTTCGAGGAAGTCGATCTCTTCCTCGGGGAAATCCAGCGTGGCTTCCACCAGCATGCGCAGGTGGATCACCTGCTCCACCAGCGCGCGGATGGCGTCGGAGAACACGCCCTCCATGGAGCGCGCGGCCGAGCGCGCGGCGGCTTCGGTGCTGGCCTCGATCAGGTCGGCCACGGCTTCCGCCTGGGCCAGGTCGAGCTTGTCGTTCAGAAAGGCGCGGCGCGTGAACTCGCCGGGCTCGGCCAGGCGCAGGCCCATCTCGCGGCCGGCATCCAGGCAGCGCGCCAGCAGCATCTGCATCACCACCGGGCCGCCGTGGCCCTGCAGCTCCAGCACTTCCTCGCCGGTGTACGAGTGCGGCGCGGGGAAGTACAACGCCAGGCCGTGATCGATCGCTTTGCCGTGCGCATCCAGGAACGGCAGGTAGGTGGCGTGGCGGGCTTTCAGCGCCTGGCCACACACGGCCTGCGCAATCGCGCTCACGTCGGGGCCGGACACGCGCACCACGCCGATGCCGCCACGCCCGGGCGCGGTAGCAATGGCGGCGATGGGCGTGGTGCGAGCGGAGCGAGGCTGGAGGGAGTGGGTTGCGGTCATGGCGGTCGTGGCAGTCATGGCGATATTGTCGCAGATCGATCTGGCGCAACCGTGGTACCTGGCGCATCCGGCACATCCGTCGCATGCGCTGCATCTGCTGCATCTGCTGCATCCGCAGCGGGCATGTTCAGGCACTCCATCATCAGGCGGCGTGCCACGGCGCCGTCGATCAGGTCACCCAGGCTGCCTTGGCGCTTCACCAGCTTGCCGTGCAGGCGCTTGGCATAGCGCTTGGCCAGTACCGGCTCCAGCGCCTCGATCACATAGCGCAGCCGTTTGCTGCCAAGGCGAAAGCGATGCACGCGCGCCAGGTCTTGCGAGCGCGCGGCACGCGCCAGCGACTTCACGCGCTTGCACGCGCGGCGCAAGCGCCGGCGCGCAAACACTGCCAGCCGGTCCTGCGCGGCGGCGCCCGCCCGCGGCGCGCCGCCCGCGCCCAGGTGCGTGAGGTCGCGGTGCAGCACGGGCAGTGGCCAGTGCTGGTGTTCAGTGAGTTGCGCCAGCATGGTGGCGCGTGCGTAGTGGCGGCGCGTCATCGCAGTGTCATGCACCGCCAGCAGCACCGGATCCTCGGGCTGCAAGTCCAGCGCCGGGCGCAAGGTCGCGCTGATGAACACGTCCCAGTCGCGCACATCGCTGGCGGCCTGCGCCAGCTTGCGCAGGCAACCATCCCAGCGCGCGCGGATGGCCTTGGGCAGGGCCGGGGCAAATGCCCAGCATACGGCGCGCAGACGCCGCACCGCCACGCGCAACGCATGCACATCATCAGGATGGTCGCGCCGGTGCAAGGCATCCAGCTGATCGGCAACCGCCACCAGGCCCGCATCGCCGAGCGCGATGAAGGCATCGATGGCGCGCATGCGCGGGTGCAGCTGCATGGGAAGGTTGGCGGCGCGCATGGCGTATCGGCGTGGGCATAACTACCGGAAGCTACCGGAACAGCCTGATCTTGCGCAGGCCGGCTTCAGGGCATGTTTCCGGGCACGATTCAGGGCACGTTCTAGGGCACGTCTAACCAGTGTAGGCGATTGTGCCGGTTGCGCCGCACTCCATTGACAGCCTGCGCGCTTCGGGTTGCAATGCGTGCAGGCAACGCCAGCCGGCCAGCCATCACAAGGCCGTACCCGATCACCACCAGTGCGAGGAGCAGCGCCATGTCCACCGAACAAGAACGCCTTTTGCTGCGCGACACCATCGAGGCCGGCTTTCGCCAGGCTGCCTTTGTCGCCGACGTAGGCATCCGGCTGGTGGATTGCGGGCCAGGCTGGTGCGAGAGCGAACTGCTGGTCACGCCCCGCCACCTGCAGCATGGCGGCATCGTCCATGCCGGCGTGCAAGCCACCATCGCCGAGCACACCGCCGGCGCGGCTGCCAGCACCATGCTCGACACCGGGCGCCATGTGGTCACCGCCGAATTCAAGATCAACCTGCTGCGCGCCGCCCGCAGCGATCGCCTCACCTGCCGCGCCGACGTATTGAAATCCGGCCGCGCCATCATTGTGGTGGAGGCCGATGTCTTCGCCAGCGTGCACGGCGAGGCGGTGCTGGTCAGCCGCTTCAACGCCACCATGAGCGTGCTCGACCTGGCCTGAGCCAACACCGGGCCAACACAGAGCCAACGCCGGACTACAAAAAACACCCAAGGAGAAACTGCAAGATGATCGATCACACAGGCGTTGTCGTCAGCGATTTTGCCAAGAGCCGGGCCTTCTACACCGCCGCGCTGGCCGCGCTCGGTTTCATCAAGAACATGGAGTTGCCCGCCAGCGTGACCGGCCACACCGACGTGGCCGGCTTCGGCCCGCCCGAGAAGCCCGAGTTCTGGATCAGCAACGGCACGCCCAACCAGCCACCGCTGCATATCGCCTTTCGCGCGGACTCGCGCTCGCAGGTGGATGCTTACTACAAGGCCGCGCTGGCGGCCGGCGGCCGGGACAACGGCGCGCCGGGTTTGCGCCCGCACTATCACCCGAATTATTACGGCGCCTTTGTGCTGGACCCGGACGGCCACAATATCGAAGCGGTGTGCCACGCGCCTGAGTGATACGGGGGCGCCTGCGCCAGCCACATCGTGCCGCACTTCGTGGCCAGCTACGCCGCAACAGTGCTCAAGCTGCCGCTGGCGGGACTGGCGATGGTGTGTGAGACGGCGGGCAAGCGGCTGTATTGACGAGACGCTCCGATGGTCGCGGCGGTCACTTACCGTCTGGCAAGCGCTCTCGCGACGACAGACCTGGCCCTCATCCCCGAGCGCTGCGCACCCGCGCTCGCAGGGCGTCGAAGTAGTCGCTATCGACCGGCGCAGTCGGCGCCGAATCGGCACCCGCCAAAAGCAGGCTGCGAAGGTGCTGGCGATCCTGATCCTTGCGGATCAGCTCGCGCACGTACTCGCTGCTGGAGCCGTAGCCGCGCTGGTTGACTTGCTCATCGACAAAGGCCTTGAGCGTGTCAGGCAGAGAGATATTCATTGTGCTCATGGTTTCATGCTAGCGAGCTTGGCAAAATTTGGCCAACTTTCTGCCGTGGCGTCTTGCCGCCACGGCAACGCCACCTGGGCGAAGCACGCCGCAGAAAAGCAAAATCCCCCGCAAGCCGGAACTTGCGGGGGATTTCAGTGAGGCCGCCATTGACGCTTTGAGCGACCTCATGTGCCGGGCCGGCGCGGGTTTGCCACCCGCCGGTCCGGCTTCAGCGTCAGCCCTTGGCCACCGCCGCGGTCTTCGCCTTGTTCTTGCCAAGCATCCGGTTGATCTGCCATTGCTGCGCGATCGACAAGACGTTGTTGGTGACCCAGTACATCACCAGGCCAGCCGGGAAGAAGAAGAACATGAACGAGAACACCAGCGGCATGATCATCATGACCTTGGCCTGCACGGGGTCCGGCGGGGTCGGGTTCAGCTTGGTCTGCACGAACATCGACACGGCCATCAGCACCGGCAGGATGTAGAACGGATCCGGCACCGACAGGTCATGGATCCAGCCCAGCCAAGGCGCACCGCGCATTTCCACCGACGACAGCAGCACCCAGTACAGCGCAATGAACACCGGGATCTGGATCACGATGGGCAGGCAGCCGCCCAGCGGGTTGACCTTCTCGGTGCGGTACAGCGCCATCATCTCCTGGTTCATCTTCTGCGGATCGCCCTTGTGGCGCTCGCGCATCGCGGTCATGCGGGGCTGCAGGTCCTTCATCTTGCCCATGGACTTGTAGCTAGCCGCGGACAGCGGGAAGAACACCAGCTTGATCAGCACGGTCAGCCCGATGATCGACCAGCCCCAGTTGCCCAGCAAGCCGTGGATTTTCTCCAGCAGCCAGAACAGCGGCTTGGCCAGGATGGTCAGCCATCCGTAGTCCTTCACCAGTTCCAGGCCCGGGGTGATCTTCTCGAGCATGCGCTCTTCCTGCGGGCCGGCGAACAGGCGCGCATCGGTGGATACCGTGGCGCCCGGGGCGATGGCGCCCAGCGGCTGCTGCACGCCCACGCGGAACAGGTTGTTGTCGATCTTCTCGACGTAGAAGCTGTGCTCCTTGCCCGATTGCGGAATCCACGCCGAGGCAAAGTAATGCTGCACCATCGCCACCCAGCCGCTGCTACCGGCCGCGGGGACCGAAGCCTTGCCCTTGCCGATGTCGTCGAAGGTGATCTTGTGGTACTTGTCGGCGTCGGTGTAGATGGCCGGGCCGGTGAAGGTGCTATAGAACTGCGACTGCTCGACCTTGCTGCCGTCGCGCGTCAGTTCCATGTACAGCGTCGGCGAGATCGGCTTGCCGCTGTCGTTGGTCACGGCAAATTTCGTGTCGACAACGTAGCTGCCCTTGTGGAAGGTATAGGTCTTGTCCAGCTTGACCCCGTCCTTCTCCGCCGTCAGCGTCACCGACACCTTGTCCGAGCCAGCCAGGTCGCGCGGGCCCGCCGAAGCGGTAAACACCGTGGTGTGGTTGGGCAGGTCGCCACCGATCAGGCCGGAACGGGCCA comes from the Cupriavidus basilensis genome and includes:
- the mnmE gene encoding tRNA uridine-5-carboxymethylaminomethyl(34) synthesis GTPase MnmE → MTATHSLQPRSARTTPIAAIATAPGRGGIGVVRVSGPDVSAIAQAVCGQALKARHATYLPFLDAHGKAIDHGLALYFPAPHSYTGEEVLELQGHGGPVVMQMLLARCLDAGREMGLRLAEPGEFTRRAFLNDKLDLAQAEAVADLIEASTEAAARSAARSMEGVFSDAIRALVEQVIHLRMLVEATLDFPEEEIDFLEASNARGQLANIRDALGGVLAQAKQGSLLREGLSVVLAGQPNVGKSSLLNALAGAELAIVTPIPGTTRDRVRETIQIEGIPLHIIDTAGLREDATDEVERIGIERTWQAVGRADLVLHLVDAADYVEHGLSEIDDAIDDRLCGHLPPGSPILRVVNKIDLAPKVGEHHFGADRPHVVAAIGPNPAEVWISARTGAGIDLLRGQLLRLVGWQSGNEGTFLARERHLTALRNAQSHLDLAEERAAQEAQALDLFAEELRLAQDHLNSITGEFSSDDLLGTIFTRFCIGK
- a CDS encoding CHAD domain-containing protein; this translates as MRAANLPMQLHPRMRAIDAFIALGDAGLVAVADQLDALHRRDHPDDVHALRVAVRRLRAVCWAFAPALPKAIRARWDGCLRKLAQAASDVRDWDVFISATLRPALDLQPEDPVLLAVHDTAMTRRHYARATMLAQLTEHQHWPLPVLHRDLTHLGAGGAPRAGAAAQDRLAVFARRRLRRACKRVKSLARAARSQDLARVHRFRLGSKRLRYVIEALEPVLAKRYAKRLHGKLVKRQGSLGDLIDGAVARRLMMECLNMPAADAADAADAAHATDVPDAPGTTVAPDRSATISP
- a CDS encoding PaaI family thioesterase, which codes for MSTEQERLLLRDTIEAGFRQAAFVADVGIRLVDCGPGWCESELLVTPRHLQHGGIVHAGVQATIAEHTAGAAASTMLDTGRHVVTAEFKINLLRAARSDRLTCRADVLKSGRAIIVVEADVFASVHGEAVLVSRFNATMSVLDLA
- a CDS encoding VOC family protein, with the protein product MIDHTGVVVSDFAKSRAFYTAALAALGFIKNMELPASVTGHTDVAGFGPPEKPEFWISNGTPNQPPLHIAFRADSRSQVDAYYKAALAAGGRDNGAPGLRPHYHPNYYGAFVLDPDGHNIEAVCHAPE
- a CDS encoding type II toxin-antitoxin system ParD family antitoxin, coding for MSTMNISLPDTLKAFVDEQVNQRGYGSSSEYVRELIRKDQDRQHLRSLLLAGADSAPTAPVDSDYFDALRARVRSARG
- the yidC gene encoding membrane protein insertase YidC, whose amino-acid sequence is MDIKRTILWVIFSMALVLLYDNWQRANGHQSMFFPSATQQAPATAGGASAPQGDVPKANATAGTAAGAAASVPVAAAQPSGEKIVVSTDVMRAQIDTAGGILTRLELLNHKDHDGKPVVLFERDQTRTYMARSGLIGGDLPNHTTVFTASAGPRDLAGSDKVSVTLTAEKDGVKLDKTYTFHKGSYVVDTKFAVTNDSGKPISPTLYMELTRDGSKVEQSQFYSTFTGPAIYTDADKYHKITFDDIGKGKASVPAAGSSGWVAMVQHYFASAWIPQSGKEHSFYVEKIDNNLFRVGVQQPLGAIAPGATVSTDARLFAGPQEERMLEKITPGLELVKDYGWLTILAKPLFWLLEKIHGLLGNWGWSIIGLTVLIKLVFFPLSAASYKSMGKMKDLQPRMTAMRERHKGDPQKMNQEMMALYRTEKVNPLGGCLPIVIQIPVFIALYWVLLSSVEMRGAPWLGWIHDLSVPDPFYILPVLMAVSMFVQTKLNPTPPDPVQAKVMMIMPLVFSFMFFFFPAGLVMYWVTNNVLSIAQQWQINRMLGKNKAKTAAVAKG